A genomic stretch from Serratia entomophila includes:
- a CDS encoding MFS transporter, translated as MSETTLATPQAAEDTLAAEERLATKEGRSQFWRATFSCWLGTAMEYVDFALYGLAAGMVFGDVFFPEATPMVALLASFATYSVGFVARPIGALVFGWIGDRKGRRVVLITTVALMGVSTTLIGLIPSYAQIGVWAPTCLVILRFAQGFGAGAELSGGAVMLAEYAPAKRRGLVASIIAIGSNSGTLLASLVWLLVLQLDKEDLMSWGWRIPFLASILIAGAALYLRRHVRETPVFERELQQNHQRMLEAAAAPEDHRSYLQRTKAFWVMLGLRIGENGPSYLCQGFIVGYVAKVLMVDKSVPALAVLIASLCGFLVIPLAGWLSDRFGRRVTYRWFCLLLVLYAFPAFWLLDSREPAIVISVIVVGMCIASLGIFGVQAAYGVELFGVKNRYSKMAFAKELGSILSGGTAPLIATALLSGFGHWWPVACYFVVMAAIGLITTFFAPETRGRDLNLPQDAV; from the coding sequence ATGAGCGAAACAACGCTTGCTACCCCGCAGGCCGCCGAGGATACATTGGCGGCCGAGGAACGCCTGGCGACCAAAGAGGGGCGCAGCCAGTTTTGGCGCGCCACCTTCTCCTGCTGGCTGGGTACCGCCATGGAATACGTCGACTTTGCGCTGTACGGCCTGGCGGCCGGCATGGTGTTCGGCGACGTGTTCTTCCCCGAAGCCACCCCGATGGTGGCGCTGCTGGCCAGCTTCGCCACTTACTCCGTGGGCTTCGTCGCGCGGCCGATCGGCGCGTTGGTGTTCGGCTGGATAGGCGATCGCAAAGGCCGCCGCGTGGTGTTGATCACCACGGTGGCGCTGATGGGCGTCTCCACCACGCTGATCGGCCTGATCCCCTCCTATGCGCAAATCGGCGTCTGGGCGCCCACCTGCCTGGTGATACTGCGCTTCGCCCAGGGCTTCGGCGCCGGCGCCGAGCTTTCCGGCGGCGCGGTGATGCTGGCGGAATACGCGCCGGCCAAGCGCCGCGGGCTGGTGGCCTCGATCATCGCCATCGGTTCCAACAGCGGCACCCTGCTGGCCTCGCTGGTCTGGCTGCTGGTGCTGCAGTTGGATAAGGAAGACCTGATGAGCTGGGGCTGGCGCATTCCGTTCCTCGCCAGTATTCTGATCGCCGGCGCCGCGCTGTATCTGCGCCGCCACGTGCGGGAAACGCCGGTATTTGAACGCGAGCTGCAGCAGAACCACCAGCGCATGCTGGAGGCCGCCGCCGCGCCGGAGGACCACCGCAGCTACCTGCAGCGCACCAAGGCCTTTTGGGTGATGCTCGGCCTGCGCATCGGCGAAAATGGCCCCTCTTACCTGTGCCAGGGCTTTATCGTCGGTTACGTCGCCAAAGTGCTGATGGTCGACAAGTCGGTACCGGCGCTGGCGGTATTGATCGCCTCGCTGTGCGGGTTCCTGGTGATCCCGCTGGCCGGCTGGCTCTCCGATCGTTTCGGCCGCCGCGTCACCTACCGTTGGTTCTGCCTGCTGTTGGTGCTGTACGCCTTCCCGGCGTTCTGGTTGCTCGACAGCCGCGAACCGGCCATCGTCATCTCGGTGATCGTGGTCGGCATGTGCATCGCGTCGCTGGGCATTTTCGGCGTGCAGGCGGCCTACGGCGTGGAGCTGTTCGGCGTGAAGAACCGCTATTCAAAAATGGCGTTCGCCAAGGAGCTGGGCTCGATTTTGTCCGGCGGCACCGCGCCGCTGATCGCCACCGCGCTGCTGTCCGGCTTTGGTCACTGGTGGCCTGTCGCCTGCTA